In the Acropora muricata isolate sample 2 chromosome 1, ASM3666990v1, whole genome shotgun sequence genome, one interval contains:
- the LOC136912046 gene encoding thialysine N-epsilon-acetyltransferase-like isoform X1 — translation MAVVNSSKMRNWQVRDAVAEDIPNILQMIKDLAVYEKEPETVVKISEEVMLRDGFGENPRFGCLIAEEMEVCGKNHALPKKRAVGYAVFFHTYSTWKGKSLYMEDLYVDPACRGKGIGKEILKKVSQIAVKKECVRLDWNVLDWNKVAVHFYDNLGAERLDELRRYRLSGEQLIEFAGN, via the exons ATGGCCGTGGTGAATAGTTCAAAAATGAGGAATTGGCAGGTGCGAGATGCTGTGGCGGaggatattccaaatattttgcaAATGATCAAG GATTTAGCTGTGTACGAGAAGGAACCTGAGACAGTTGTTAAAATTTCTGAAGAAG TAATGTTGAGAGATGGTTTTGGGGAAAATCCACGGTTTGGATGCTTGATAGCAGAAGAGATGGAAGTCTGCGGCAAGAATCATGCCCTACCCAAGAAGAGAGCTGTAGGTTATGCTGTTTTCTTCCACACTTATTCGACGTGGAAAGGAAAATCATTGTATATGGAGGATCTTTATGTTGATCCAGCATGCAGAG GAAAAGGTATTGGCAAAGAAATCTTAAAGAAAGTTTCTCAG ATTGCTGTGAAGAAGGAGTGTGTTAGATTGGATTGGAATGTGTTAGATTGGAATAAAGTCGCTGTACACTTTTATGACAACCTTGGGGCAGAAAGACTTGATGAATTGCGGAGATACCGTTTATCAGGAGAGCAATTAATTGAATTTGCTGGCAATTAA
- the LOC136912046 gene encoding thialysine N-epsilon-acetyltransferase-like isoform X2 codes for MRDLAVYEKEPETVVKISEEVMLRDGFGENPRFGCLIAEEMEVCGKNHALPKKRAVGYAVFFHTYSTWKGKSLYMEDLYVDPACRGKGIGKEILKKVSQIAVKKECVRLDWNVLDWNKVAVHFYDNLGAERLDELRRYRLSGEQLIEFAGN; via the exons ATGCGG GATTTAGCTGTGTACGAGAAGGAACCTGAGACAGTTGTTAAAATTTCTGAAGAAG TAATGTTGAGAGATGGTTTTGGGGAAAATCCACGGTTTGGATGCTTGATAGCAGAAGAGATGGAAGTCTGCGGCAAGAATCATGCCCTACCCAAGAAGAGAGCTGTAGGTTATGCTGTTTTCTTCCACACTTATTCGACGTGGAAAGGAAAATCATTGTATATGGAGGATCTTTATGTTGATCCAGCATGCAGAG GAAAAGGTATTGGCAAAGAAATCTTAAAGAAAGTTTCTCAG ATTGCTGTGAAGAAGGAGTGTGTTAGATTGGATTGGAATGTGTTAGATTGGAATAAAGTCGCTGTACACTTTTATGACAACCTTGGGGCAGAAAGACTTGATGAATTGCGGAGATACCGTTTATCAGGAGAGCAATTAATTGAATTTGCTGGCAATTAA
- the LOC136909288 gene encoding homeobox protein goosecoid-like, translating to MADRQNVLMGVTPDVVEAAHILVMMKHGMKAFIEAQNSCHRFPYLYYASLNPTISAQLHYFASHGFPFNSPFYDFSAAPSTYQLPLVHAQSFTIPPQDAYCGMLTPSKCIVGPPRDHCPSGEALGDGSADQETTQPVAKKARLAVNLPTATPTEQLTASEKQDVKRKRKNLTKEQLEILESVYKKEKYPHMDDRIKLEKSTNLSEDRIQVWFQNRRAKDRKRIEAERLQHYFENNSRINEDFTLNNVKEERNTTKNNTSGDVSDNER from the exons ATGGCTGATCGACAAAATGTTTTGATGGGTGTAACTCCTGATGTCGTAGAAGCAGCTCACATCCTTGTGATGATGAAACATGGAATGAAAGCATTTATTGAAGCTCAGAACTCTTGTCATCGCTTCCCTTACCTGTATTATGCGTCTCTCAATCCTACCATATCAGCTCAACTTCATTATTTTGCAAGCCATGGATTCCCATTTAATTCGCCTTTTTACGATTTCTCTGCTGCACCGTCCACGTACCAGTTGCCTCTAGTACATGCACAGTCGTTCACAATCCCCCCACAAGACGCTTATTGTGGAATGTTGACTCCCTCGAAATGCATTGTGGGCCCACCGAGAGATCATTGCCCAAGTGGAGAGGCGCTTGGTGACGGGAGCGCTGATCAGGAGACAACTCAACCAG TTGCAAAGAAGGCACGTTTGGCAGTGAATTTACCGACCGCCACACCAACAGAACAGCTTACTGCGTCAGAAAAACAAGACGTAAAAAGAAAGCGGAAAAACCTTACAAAAGAACAGCTGGAGATTCTAGAATCAGTttataaaaaggaaaaatatcctCACATGGATGACAGGATAAAATTGGAAAAATCGACGAATCTTAGCGAAGACAGAATACAGGTTTGGTTTCAAAACAGACGAGCAAAGGATAGAAAAAGAATAGAAGCTGAAAGATTACAGCATTATTTTGAGAACAATTCAAGAATAAATGAGGATTTTACACTGAACAATGTCAAAGAGGAGAGAAACACTACAAAAAATAACACAAGCGGCGATGTCAGTGATAACGAGCGATAG